In Oculatellaceae cyanobacterium, the following proteins share a genomic window:
- a CDS encoding AraC family transcriptional regulator, with amino-acid sequence MAIALSSTTWFDLWQKSRQQARPADPEDKGDRIAICPPLFGQGYKRDISLRNGIDLTFHRYQFQDDIVFSEIRPEEAGCLEWVFNLSSTFRYSHDTYITNGQHYVAGLYSPSGISEELAQDARVEVDIHLEPNQFRALISNHLDSLPNELRRMLEGDAAIPVSTVRRITHPMQLVLQQMLDCPYQGVMKQMYLESKSVEMLVLWLYQALSGERPPQSTARLRSTDIDRIHQAKDILLQEIDNPPSLMTLARQVGVNDCTLKRGFRQVFGTTVFGYLYNYRMEKARSLLLENQHSIMAIAQTVGYTNLSAFSTAFRKKYGLSPRAMQRH; translated from the coding sequence ATGGCGATCGCACTTTCTAGTACCACTTGGTTTGATTTATGGCAAAAAAGTCGGCAACAGGCGCGACCAGCCGACCCAGAGGATAAAGGCGATCGCATTGCTATATGTCCGCCTTTGTTTGGTCAAGGCTATAAGCGAGATATTTCTCTCCGCAATGGCATTGATTTAACCTTTCATCGCTATCAATTCCAAGACGATATTGTTTTCTCTGAGATCCGCCCTGAAGAAGCTGGCTGTCTAGAATGGGTGTTTAACCTTTCCTCGACGTTTCGCTACTCACATGACACTTACATCACCAATGGGCAACATTACGTTGCTGGACTATATTCACCAAGTGGTATAAGTGAAGAACTGGCGCAAGATGCCAGGGTCGAAGTCGATATTCATCTAGAGCCAAATCAATTTCGGGCATTAATTAGCAATCATCTGGATAGTCTGCCCAATGAGTTGCGGCGAATGCTGGAGGGGGACGCAGCTATCCCTGTTTCAACTGTGCGAAGGATTACCCACCCTATGCAACTGGTATTACAGCAAATGCTAGATTGTCCCTATCAGGGGGTAATGAAGCAAATGTATTTAGAAAGTAAGTCGGTAGAAATGCTGGTCTTATGGTTATATCAGGCTCTTTCTGGCGAACGCCCACCCCAGTCAACCGCCCGCCTGCGCTCTACCGATATTGACCGCATTCATCAGGCAAAAGATATTTTACTGCAAGAGATAGACAATCCCCCGTCATTAATGACCTTAGCGCGACAAGTAGGAGTCAATGACTGTACATTGAAACGGGGATTTCGCCAAGTGTTTGGCACAACGGTATTTGGTTATTTATACAATTATCGTATGGAGAAAGCGCGATCGCTACTGCTGGAAAATCAACACTCGATTATGGCGATCGCCCAGACAGTTGGCTACACCAATCTCTCTGCATTTAGCACTGCTTTCCGTAAAAAGTACGGATTAAGTCCGAGAGCGATGCAACGTCACTAA
- a CDS encoding DUF1636 domain-containing protein, whose protein sequence is MSKPILFVCKSCRYDHEKSPDIPSDGMVFSDRLLSLYQQWLRRAELEIQPVRCLWTCDRPCAIALSSANKSTYLLANIPIAESSIEATAEAVLRFSELYLDSQDGNIVWKQFPEVLQTEMVARIPPSIPVTNNQS, encoded by the coding sequence ATGTCAAAACCCATTCTTTTTGTCTGTAAATCCTGCCGTTATGATCATGAGAAATCGCCCGATATTCCCTCTGATGGCATGGTATTTAGCGATCGCCTCTTGAGCTTATATCAACAATGGTTACGACGCGCGGAATTAGAGATTCAGCCTGTGAGATGCTTATGGACTTGCGATCGCCCCTGTGCTATTGCTTTATCATCTGCAAATAAATCTACATATCTGCTAGCAAATATCCCTATAGCCGAAAGCTCTATTGAGGCGACGGCTGAAGCAGTGCTGCGTTTTAGTGAACTTTATCTTGATAGCCAGGACGGTAACATTGTCTGGAAACAGTTTCCAGAAGTGCTGCAAACTGAAATGGTGGCTCGGATTCCACCATCTATTCCTGTAACAAATAATCAAAGCTAA
- the rpiA gene encoding ribose-5-phosphate isomerase RpiA, protein MTAEQDPVKVMKQEVGKAAAARVQSGAIVGLGTGSTTAYAIEYLGQRIKSGELKDIKGIPTSFQASVLAKQYGIPLTTLDEVDHIDIAIDGADEVDPQKNLIKGGGAAHTREKIVDALADLFIVVVDSSKLVDKLGSTFLLPVEVLPMAMTPVMRAIEKLGGKPELRMGVKKAGPVITDQGNMVIDVKFDSIDHPAELEKTLNNIPGVLENGLFVGVTDIVLVGEVKDGQPSVREF, encoded by the coding sequence ATGACCGCAGAACAAGATCCAGTTAAGGTGATGAAGCAGGAAGTGGGTAAGGCTGCTGCTGCTCGTGTACAGTCTGGTGCTATTGTGGGGCTAGGTACGGGTTCAACGACAGCGTATGCTATAGAGTATTTGGGACAGCGCATTAAGTCAGGTGAACTTAAAGATATTAAAGGCATCCCAACATCATTTCAGGCATCAGTGCTGGCTAAACAGTATGGTATTCCTCTAACTACTTTAGATGAAGTTGACCATATTGATATTGCGATTGATGGCGCTGATGAGGTTGATCCTCAAAAGAATTTGATTAAAGGCGGTGGTGCGGCTCATACCCGCGAGAAAATAGTAGATGCGTTAGCAGATCTGTTTATTGTGGTGGTTGATAGTTCTAAGTTAGTTGATAAGCTAGGTTCAACTTTCTTGTTGCCTGTTGAAGTACTACCAATGGCGATGACTCCTGTAATGCGGGCGATTGAAAAGTTGGGCGGTAAGCCAGAATTAAGGATGGGTGTGAAAAAAGCTGGTCCTGTGATTACTGACCAAGGCAATATGGTAATTGATGTGAAGTTCGATTCCATTGATCATCCTGCTGAGTTGGAAAAGACTCTCAATAATATTCCTGGTGTGCTGGAGAATGGTTTGTTTGTGGGAGTTACGGATATTGTGTTAGTGGGTGAGGTTAAGGATGGTCAACCTAGTGTACGGGAGTTTTAG
- a CDS encoding TonB-dependent siderophore receptor encodes MQQHRQQIILLTGLVSVLVAQPSWAKELANESKPEPIKEPYMLPTTIKGWLSQTEPENRGWLAQSLNSPLQVIRVSLNRTTTGLEIVLETADGKPLQIDLGKIRTEGNSIIADIPNAILALPNTQTFSTENPTLDVARVQVVQQGTNNIQVSVTGNNTLPKSEISLKTGELIYNLTLETDILDGEIVVTARRQQGYRVPNATSGSKTDTPIRDLPFSVQVIPEELLRDRRVESVNEALRTVAGVTPDNPSFSAFEGVTIRGFTGGNIIRNGLRDDTNITTRIAIPNIEQIEVLKGPAGALFSQGGPGGTVNIVTKQPLAIPRYNVEGTLGNFETYAGSLDFTGPLNDSQTLLYRFIAGASSTGTFIDFFDRRDYVIAPTLTWQISPITKLTFAGEYTIGEQPNARGLPAKGTVLPNINGKLPRNRFIGEPDDELDKNNRYALRLSYNLDHNFNSKWQLRNAFRATFQRNPQNSMYPANLLDDERTLERGIYATTDQSQDNFILDTNIVGTFNTGSITHKLLFGFDFNRDIYGASGQLFNLDPIDLFNPVYRQSQKSFVDAYPKEPITTTSVGIYLQDQIDLFTNWKLLLGGRFDLVSQKISKVDNSESMQQDEAISPRVGLVYQPTDSLSLYTSYSRSFLQNVGTALDNKLFQPERGSQYELGMKADLLNRRLSTTLALFQVTRSNVLTADPIDPNFSVQTGEQRSRGIELDVAGEIAPGWKIAAGYAYTDAQITADNTYTVGNYINNVPKNALSLWTTYEIQSGSLNGLGFGLGLFYVGERQGDLDNSFQVPSYTRTDASLFYRRNNFRAGLNIENLFDVTYFETAESSLRVYYGAPTTIKGTISLTF; translated from the coding sequence ATGCAACAGCATCGGCAACAAATCATTTTGCTCACGGGATTGGTATCGGTACTGGTTGCTCAACCAAGTTGGGCAAAAGAATTAGCCAATGAGTCGAAGCCTGAACCGATCAAAGAACCTTATATGCTCCCTACCACGATCAAAGGCTGGCTCTCCCAAACAGAACCAGAAAATAGAGGCTGGCTGGCTCAATCCCTCAACTCTCCACTTCAGGTGATCAGAGTTAGCCTGAACCGCACTACTACAGGATTAGAAATTGTTCTAGAAACAGCAGATGGCAAGCCTTTACAGATCGATCTCGGCAAAATTCGTACAGAAGGTAACAGTATAATCGCAGACATTCCTAACGCCATTCTAGCACTTCCCAATACTCAAACCTTCAGCACCGAAAACCCAACACTAGATGTCGCTAGGGTGCAGGTAGTACAGCAAGGTACTAACAATATTCAGGTAAGTGTTACTGGAAATAATACCCTACCCAAATCAGAAATTAGCTTGAAAACGGGAGAACTGATCTATAACCTCACCCTAGAAACCGACATATTAGATGGGGAAATTGTCGTTACAGCAAGACGACAGCAAGGTTATCGAGTACCCAACGCTACAAGTGGAAGTAAAACCGATACTCCCATCCGAGATTTACCGTTTTCTGTTCAAGTCATTCCTGAAGAATTGTTACGAGATCGGCGGGTAGAAAGCGTCAATGAAGCACTCCGAACCGTTGCTGGAGTCACACCGGATAACCCATCTTTCTCTGCTTTTGAGGGAGTGACGATCCGAGGTTTCACAGGAGGCAACATCATTCGTAATGGCTTGCGCGATGATACTAACATTACAACCAGGATTGCCATTCCGAACATTGAACAAATTGAAGTGTTAAAAGGTCCAGCAGGCGCACTGTTTAGTCAGGGTGGTCCAGGTGGGACTGTGAACATCGTCACGAAACAGCCGTTAGCCATTCCCCGTTATAACGTTGAGGGAACGTTAGGTAATTTTGAAACTTACGCGGGTTCGCTGGACTTTACAGGACCGTTGAATGATTCTCAAACTTTGCTCTATCGTTTCATCGCGGGTGCTTCCAGCACTGGAACGTTTATTGACTTTTTCGATCGCCGCGATTATGTCATCGCTCCCACTCTCACCTGGCAGATTAGCCCGATAACCAAACTCACTTTTGCAGGTGAATACACCATCGGTGAGCAACCAAACGCTAGGGGATTACCTGCCAAGGGTACTGTTTTACCTAATATTAACGGAAAATTACCCCGTAACCGATTTATTGGGGAGCCAGACGATGAATTAGATAAGAATAATCGCTATGCTTTGCGATTGAGCTATAACCTAGACCATAACTTCAACTCGAAATGGCAGTTACGCAATGCTTTTAGAGCTACATTCCAGCGAAATCCCCAAAACTCCATGTATCCAGCCAATTTACTGGATGATGAACGCACTTTAGAACGGGGAATATATGCCACAACAGACCAGTCTCAAGACAACTTCATCCTTGATACCAACATTGTCGGCACTTTTAACACAGGTAGCATTACTCATAAATTATTGTTTGGTTTTGATTTTAATCGAGATATCTATGGAGCAAGTGGTCAACTATTTAATCTAGATCCGATTGATTTATTCAACCCTGTGTATAGACAGTCTCAAAAATCATTTGTGGATGCTTATCCCAAAGAACCGATTACTACAACCTCCGTCGGTATTTATCTGCAAGATCAGATTGATTTATTTACCAACTGGAAATTATTGCTGGGAGGAAGGTTTGACCTGGTTAGCCAAAAGATTAGCAAAGTTGATAACTCTGAGTCTATGCAACAGGACGAAGCTATTAGTCCTAGAGTTGGTTTGGTCTATCAACCCACTGATTCACTTTCGTTATACACCAGCTATAGCCGCTCTTTTCTGCAAAATGTAGGCACTGCATTAGATAATAAACTTTTTCAACCAGAGCGAGGCAGCCAATACGAATTGGGAATGAAAGCAGACTTGCTGAATCGCAGGTTGTCAACAACTTTAGCTCTTTTCCAAGTTACTCGTTCTAACGTATTAACGGCTGACCCCATTGATCCAAATTTTTCAGTGCAGACAGGAGAACAGAGAAGTCGTGGGATAGAACTCGATGTTGCAGGTGAAATTGCGCCAGGTTGGAAAATTGCGGCTGGGTATGCTTATACAGATGCTCAGATAACGGCTGACAATACATATACAGTTGGTAATTACATTAATAATGTTCCTAAAAATGCTTTGAGTTTATGGACAACCTATGAAATTCAAAGTGGCTCTCTTAATGGCTTAGGCTTCGGACTAGGTTTATTTTATGTGGGTGAGCGCCAAGGCGATTTAGATAATTCTTTTCAGGTTCCTAGCTACACCCGTACCGATGCTTCGCTATTCTATCGCCGAAACAATTTTCGGGCTGGGTTGAATATTGAAAATTTATTTGACGTTACCTACTTTGAAACGGCAGAAAGTTCTTTGCGAGTTTATTATGGCGCTCCCACGACTATTAAGGGGACGATTTCTTTGACATTTTAA
- a CDS encoding iron-siderophore ABC transporter substrate-binding protein — protein MLYKSWRQRLTLFLVGIMIVVFAQGCYGIVRQQFLAQKLEATSSECRTVKHELGKSCIPINPQRIIVMDQESLEILVALGLQPIASTVANQVGTKQELLQDKMGAIANLGKDGQPNLEKIVELNPDLIVGLFISPQNYSILSKIAPTVSIEYSQTGWKKTLQQTAEIVNKVQEAKKLLDAYQQKVANLKSIFAQRTGKLKICIMRFYTTLAFTQFLNHNSFAVNVMEELELLSIPEIQRQQIQVPNSDYGYINTSLEQVDLLEADKMFLAIDPGAESSLEVYANSPLWQTLNVVKKNQVYKVDSGYWIFGNILSANAILDDLYKYLIEKN, from the coding sequence ATGCTTTATAAATCCTGGCGACAACGCCTTACGCTTTTTTTAGTAGGAATTATGATTGTAGTTTTTGCTCAGGGTTGTTATGGTATAGTTCGACAACAATTTCTGGCTCAAAAACTAGAAGCTACTTCATCTGAATGTCGAACGGTTAAACATGAATTAGGTAAAAGTTGCATTCCAATTAATCCACAACGAATAATCGTTATGGATCAAGAAAGTTTAGAGATTTTAGTGGCGTTAGGTTTACAGCCTATAGCTTCAACAGTTGCTAATCAAGTTGGGACTAAACAAGAGCTCTTGCAGGATAAAATGGGAGCGATCGCTAATTTAGGTAAAGATGGTCAACCCAATTTAGAAAAAATCGTGGAGTTAAATCCTGATTTAATTGTGGGACTGTTTATTTCTCCTCAAAATTATTCCATACTCTCTAAAATCGCTCCTACAGTTTCTATTGAATATTCTCAAACTGGTTGGAAAAAAACTTTACAACAAACGGCAGAAATCGTTAACAAAGTTCAAGAAGCTAAGAAACTTCTTGATGCTTATCAACAAAAAGTTGCTAACTTAAAATCAATATTTGCTCAAAGAACTGGTAAACTTAAAATTTGCATTATGCGATTTTATACTACTCTAGCTTTTACACAGTTTCTTAACCATAATTCATTTGCTGTGAATGTTATGGAAGAACTGGAATTATTATCTATTCCAGAAATTCAGCGCCAGCAGATTCAAGTTCCAAACTCAGATTATGGTTATATCAATACTAGCTTAGAGCAGGTTGATTTGCTGGAAGCAGATAAAATGTTTCTCGCTATCGATCCAGGTGCAGAATCTAGTTTGGAAGTATATGCGAATAGCCCTTTATGGCAAACCCTCAATGTAGTTAAAAAAAATCAAGTTTATAAGGTTGATTCAGGTTATTGGATTTTTGGTAACATTCTTTCTGCTAATGCGATTTTAGATGATTTATACAAGTATCTAATTGAAAAGAATTAA
- a CDS encoding EamA family transporter, which produces MINNLSMWWIYALLSAFFAALTTILAKIGVEGISANLATAIRTVIILLMAWSIVWIEGSYRSLHQIPYRPIFFIILSGITTGFSWLFYFKSLQIGEASLVSPIDKSSVVLVLLMSAIFLGEALTWKAILGTLFVLGGILILIL; this is translated from the coding sequence ATGATCAATAATTTAAGTATGTGGTGGATATATGCTCTACTATCTGCATTCTTTGCTGCGTTGACTACTATTCTTGCTAAAATAGGTGTTGAAGGGATAAGTGCCAACTTAGCAACTGCAATTCGTACAGTTATTATTCTTTTGATGGCTTGGAGTATTGTATGGATTGAAGGAAGCTATCGAAGCTTACACCAAATCCCCTATCGACCAATTTTTTTTATAATACTTTCCGGCATTACTACTGGCTTTTCTTGGCTTTTCTACTTCAAATCGCTGCAAATAGGTGAAGCGTCTCTTGTTTCTCCTATAGATAAGTCTAGCGTAGTTTTAGTCTTGCTAATGTCTGCAATTTTTTTAGGTGAAGCCCTTACTTGGAAAGCTATTCTAGGAACATTGTTTGTCTTAGGGGGAATCTTAATACTTATTTTATAG
- a CDS encoding iron ABC transporter permease — protein sequence MKGNLLVSSPMFSFRVDPRLPFLLLVLSLLSLAVLILNVQHGEYPIATTDIIKTLFGINTGNPDHRLIVYNLRLPRTLVAFMVGMALAIAGTIFQGLTRNSLADPSIIGINAGASLVAVAVIVLFPSAPIYVLPMAAFMGALLMAALIYGLAWQGGSSPTLLILLGIGLSAIASAFTSLMIIFGSIYDVTQALVWLAGSVYGRSWEQFFSFLPWVIFGTPIAFSLSRHLNVLNLGDDTAKGLGSRVEWERGGLVVVAVALSASAVATAGAIAFVGLIAPHAGRQLIGVNHQNLLPVTAILGGLLVMLADLVGRTVFAPIELPCGVVTAAIGAPFFLYLLIRHRFN from the coding sequence ATGAAAGGTAACTTGCTGGTTAGTTCTCCGATGTTTTCCTTCCGAGTCGATCCGCGCTTACCCTTCCTGTTGTTGGTGCTGTCGCTCCTCAGTTTGGCAGTGCTGATTTTGAATGTGCAGCATGGGGAATACCCGATCGCCACTACGGATATTATCAAGACTTTATTTGGTATTAATACAGGCAATCCCGATCATCGCTTGATCGTTTACAACCTGCGATTACCCAGAACTTTAGTTGCTTTTATGGTGGGAATGGCACTGGCGATCGCAGGCACGATTTTTCAAGGACTGACACGCAATTCTCTGGCTGACCCCAGTATTATTGGCATTAATGCCGGAGCAAGCTTAGTGGCGGTGGCAGTAATTGTCTTATTTCCCTCTGCGCCTATTTATGTCCTACCGATGGCAGCCTTTATGGGTGCTTTATTAATGGCGGCGCTGATTTATGGTTTGGCTTGGCAGGGTGGTAGTTCTCCGACATTACTGATTTTATTAGGCATTGGCTTATCTGCGATCGCCAGTGCCTTTACTAGCTTAATGATTATCTTTGGCTCTATCTATGATGTCACTCAAGCATTAGTCTGGTTAGCTGGAAGTGTCTATGGTCGTAGCTGGGAACAGTTCTTTTCATTCCTTCCCTGGGTTATTTTTGGTACTCCCATCGCCTTCTCATTATCCCGTCATCTGAATGTGCTGAACTTAGGCGATGATACGGCAAAAGGTTTAGGTAGTCGGGTGGAATGGGAACGAGGGGGACTTGTGGTAGTTGCCGTTGCCCTTTCCGCATCAGCCGTTGCTACAGCAGGCGCGATCGCTTTTGTGGGACTTATTGCCCCTCATGCTGGACGACAATTAATTGGAGTGAATCATCAAAATTTGCTGCCTGTTACAGCTATCTTGGGTGGATTATTAGTCATGCTTGCCGATTTAGTTGGTAGAACTGTGTTTGCACCTATTGAGCTTCCCTGCGGGGTGGTTACTGCTGCCATTGGCGCACCTTTTTTTCTTTATCTACTCATTCGCCATCGTTTTAATTGA
- a CDS encoding ABC transporter ATP-binding protein: MSLPSILTARNLTLAYEGTPIVQDLTLAIPTGKITVLVGANGCGKSTLLRGLARLLKPTQGAVYLDGKSITQQATKSVAQKLGLLPQSPVAPEGLTVKDLVAQGRYPYQNWMQQWSSQDEQYVQQALETTNLVELSDRPLDTLSGGQRQRAWIAMALAQNTEILLLDEPTTFLDLAHQIEVLDLLHDLNQHQGRTIVMVLHDLNHACRYADYLVAMKTGKIFAAGEPSAVISEETIQAVFDLKCQIYPDPITGTPMCIPLRTKTNLKLKNL, from the coding sequence ATGTCTTTACCATCCATACTCACAGCCCGCAATCTCACCCTTGCTTATGAGGGAACGCCAATAGTTCAAGATTTAACGTTAGCTATTCCCACTGGGAAAATTACGGTGTTAGTAGGTGCTAATGGTTGTGGCAAATCTACATTGTTGCGAGGGCTGGCACGGCTACTGAAACCAACTCAGGGAGCCGTTTATTTGGATGGGAAATCAATTACACAACAGGCTACCAAGTCGGTTGCCCAAAAATTAGGACTTTTACCCCAAAGTCCCGTTGCACCTGAAGGATTAACAGTTAAAGATTTAGTGGCGCAGGGGCGCTACCCTTATCAAAATTGGATGCAGCAGTGGTCATCTCAGGATGAACAATATGTACAGCAAGCATTAGAAACGACAAACTTAGTAGAATTGAGCGATCGCCCCCTCGATACTCTTTCTGGCGGACAACGACAACGCGCTTGGATTGCGATGGCTCTTGCTCAAAATACGGAGATTTTATTGTTAGATGAACCAACAACTTTTTTAGATTTAGCTCATCAAATTGAGGTATTAGATCTGCTACATGACCTGAATCAGCATCAGGGACGAACTATTGTCATGGTGCTGCATGACCTAAATCATGCTTGCCGCTATGCCGATTACTTAGTAGCAATGAAAACAGGAAAAATTTTTGCGGCTGGTGAACCAAGCGCAGTTATCTCAGAGGAAACGATACAAGCAGTCTTTGACTTGAAATGCCAGATTTATCCTGATCCAATTACAGGAACACCCATGTGTATCCCACTTAGAACAAAAACAAATTTAAAATTAAAGAACTTGTAA
- a CDS encoding MFS transporter: MRTFTIIWFGQLLSTIGSYMTSFALTIWAWQLTGSATTLALLGFFRQLPCIPVSLIGGIIVDSFNRKQLMILGDSIAAISTIGIGLLYLNNNLEIWHLYLAATLNGGFGQLQSLAYQTSISQIVPRSQLTKANSMNSAVHYGSVILAPALAGAIYTLIKLPGILLIDFVTFCIAITTLLLVSIPHYQPQANTEETLFFKLTVGFREVWRQPSLRLLLLMTTLFWFFHDLGSAIDDALILARSTGSSQALASIGTAAGMGGVIGAIALSFWGGSQRRVRGMLAGFIGAGVSKTFFGLGRSLQVWVPAQFCSSLNFPLLLSSENALWMEKIAPEMQGRVFAANALVLQIVSAIATFIGGILADRVFEPAFTTGGKISELFSYIFGTGAGTGISLLYVLCSLGMILVGIVGFCLPKLRRIEELVPNHWTSFKNDSLSVKN, translated from the coding sequence GTGCGTACATTTACGATCATCTGGTTTGGTCAACTACTGTCCACCATTGGTAGTTATATGACCAGCTTTGCTCTTACCATCTGGGCATGGCAACTAACAGGATCTGCAACTACTTTGGCTTTGTTGGGCTTCTTCCGACAACTGCCTTGCATTCCAGTAAGTTTAATTGGTGGAATTATTGTTGATAGCTTTAATCGCAAGCAACTGATGATATTAGGAGATAGTATTGCTGCTATTTCCACTATTGGTATCGGGTTACTTTATCTCAATAACAATCTAGAAATCTGGCATCTTTATCTAGCCGCAACTCTTAACGGTGGCTTTGGGCAACTTCAAAGCTTGGCTTATCAAACGTCTATTTCGCAGATCGTACCGCGATCGCAGTTGACAAAGGCTAACAGTATGAATTCCGCAGTGCATTACGGCTCGGTTATTTTAGCACCAGCTTTAGCAGGGGCGATTTATACTCTCATTAAGTTGCCTGGGATTTTGCTGATAGATTTTGTAACGTTCTGTATTGCCATTACTACACTGCTTTTAGTATCCATTCCTCACTATCAGCCGCAAGCTAATACCGAAGAAACTTTGTTCTTTAAACTTACCGTAGGCTTTCGTGAGGTGTGGCGACAGCCGAGTTTAAGGCTATTGCTGCTGATGACTACTTTGTTTTGGTTCTTTCACGATTTAGGCAGCGCCATTGATGATGCGTTGATTTTAGCGCGTTCCACTGGTAGCAGTCAGGCATTAGCTAGCATTGGGACGGCAGCAGGTATGGGCGGCGTTATTGGAGCAATTGCACTGAGTTTCTGGGGCGGTTCGCAGCGACGGGTACGGGGTATGTTAGCGGGATTCATTGGGGCAGGAGTGAGCAAAACCTTCTTTGGTTTGGGGAGATCGCTCCAAGTATGGGTTCCTGCTCAATTTTGCTCTTCCCTCAACTTTCCACTATTACTTAGTTCTGAAAATGCCCTCTGGATGGAGAAAATCGCGCCAGAGATGCAGGGACGGGTGTTTGCCGCCAATGCTTTAGTGCTACAGATAGTAAGTGCGATCGCTACATTTATAGGTGGAATACTTGCAGATCGAGTATTTGAACCTGCTTTCACGACAGGCGGTAAAATCAGCGAACTTTTTAGCTACATTTTCGGAACAGGTGCAGGTACAGGAATTTCCCTGTTGTATGTCCTGTGTTCTCTAGGCATGATTTTAGTGGGAATCGTGGGGTTCTGCTTACCCAAACTCAGAAGAATTGAGGAGCTTGTACCAAATCACTGGACTTCTTTTAAAAATGATTCTTTGAGCGTTAAAAACTGA